A stretch of DNA from Aspergillus flavus chromosome 3, complete sequence:
CGTAGTTTACCGCTGATGCTTGGTGTGATCGTCTTCTGTATCTTTCAAGTGCCCGTGGCCGTGGCCCAGAACATACCTACTACTGTAATCTGTCGCTTTATCGGCGGACTGTTTGCTTGCTCGCCGCTGTCAATTGTTGGCGCCATTCTTGCGGATATCTGGGATCCGGTAGAACGGGGAATTGCCGCATGTATATACTCTGGTGCGACATTCTCGGGGCCAGTTCTGGGTCCGATTGTAGGCGGTTTCGTCGTTGATAGCTATCTCGGCTGGAGGTGGACAGCCTGGCTGACTCTTATTCGGGGGGTCTATTTCTGGGTTCTGGGAATGGTGTTTGTGCCTGGGACGCATGCTCCGACGTTGTTGCGCTGGTTCCAGGCTCGTGAATGCTCTTCTGATGCAAGGGACGAGCTAGGGCGAGCGAATGCAAATCTGGAGGTAAGCCACATGAATTGGAGGGAATTCACGACGAAATACTTAGCACGGCCACTTGGTAAGGACATCGCCATCGGGTGCCATGATTTTACTAATACATGAGTAGTTATGTTGGCATCGGAGCCCATCCTTCTATTAACAACCCTGTATATGTCCCTAGTCTATGGAACATtgtatctcttcttcgaagcaTATCCCATCTCGTTTCAGGACCAGCGTGGATGGAATGCCGGCGTGGGGACGTTGCCTTTTCTGAGCATAACCATACGTGTCGTCTTTGGTAATCTGACCATAGCAGCAACAACCGCCTTCCACCTAAAACGCAAATACAATGAAGGTGGTGGTAAAGTCGCACCGGAGGAACGCTTGATCCCCATGATGGTCGGTGCCGTCGTTTTACCACCAGGACTATTCTGGTTTGCATGGACCAGCAGCACTCACATCACCTGGGTACCTCAAGTCCTGGCTGGTATTCCGATTGGGATGGGTATTCAGGTCATATATACGATGGGCCTCAACTATATTCTTGACGTGTATACACCTTATGCTGCTAGCGCTGTTTCAGAGTATACTTTCGTCCGATCCATGGCCGCTGCAGGGTTCCCACTGTTCGCTACCCCGATGTACGACCGTTTGGGTATCAGCTGGGCGACGTCGCTGTTGGGGTTTGTGTCGGTGCTCATGATGCCAGTACCGTTATTGTTCTATGTCTATGGGGAACGATTAAGGAAGCTGGGCCGCTATAGTGTCAAGTAAAGATTCGTACTTCTTTTTCATATCTGATTAAATTGGGCGTTTGCTAGATTTTTGCAATTTCAACTTTCTACCTCCAGTAACTcagatttctttttccaaccATGGACACATATCCATCCGCACTCGCCCACTAACCAACGCTATATCTCCACCACAGGCCCCGAGTAAATCCTCCTAGCCCGAACAAAATAATACACTAGACTCAGAATAATCGTCCCTACCGTCCCCACCACACTGTAATTCATCGACTGCACATCAGCATGATTATTCGGCGGCCAGAAGCTAAAGAACGTAGCAATGGTCATATAAACGAGCGAGAAGACATTCAGGACAATCCCCAAAACACCGCGAACATGGAATGGGCCCCAGACCAACTGAGCCCCTGCCGTGTTGATCTTGATCTCTGAGCCCCGGGTCCCGTTGTTTCTTTCCATAATTCCGCCAGTGCAACGCCGGTAGAGGAGCAGACCGGCAACAACCATGTATGATAAATAGAGGCCTGATGTGGACATGGAGACCAGACTGTTGAAGGCTACGTCAGAGCCGATGTTGATGAGGTTTAGGAGGAGTGAGATTGTTGTGGTGAAAACGACGGTGTATGTTGGTATTGCTGTGCGCGTTGTAACCTACAATCATTAGCGCTGTTGTGTGAATAGCTCTCTAGTCACCCACCTGACTCCATAGCTGCCAGCCAGGGATTCCGCGGTCCCGGGAAAAGGACCAGAATTGGCGCGATGCGGACGCAAGCATGCCCACTGAAGTACAGAAGCATAGTACGATGATAATAGAAGCCATGACCACTGTGCCTGGGATGGACTCTGTTGCTTGTAGGAAAATACCGACAAAGGGTAGTCCTGTGGGGTCATTGAGGGCTGTATCAATGTCGCCAATACAGAAGAGCAGGGCGAGAAGCATGGCAAAACCAAGGGTTCCGTTGATCAAGACAGTGAGCATTAACGACCAGGGGACGTAAGTAGGTGCGTTGGAAATCTCTTCTGCCATCTAACAGGGGATAAATTAGCACTTTGCTTCATACATTGGTTGCTCAGAGCTTTGTAGCATTCTGGCAGGGATGCCAAACTCGGGGCTGGGGACATACATGGACTGCGGCATCGCCACCGGCAAAGGCAAACACAGGGCCAATTAATCCGATGAAGAACGAGAGACCTTGAGTCGGCCATTGCCCTTCATTTATGAAATGGGTAAAGACCTCCTTGGCGCTTTTATGATCAGCCATATATGTCAATGGAATCAGGATCgcaaagaaaccaagaaTGTGGAGTATTAAAATTGTCCCTTCAAACCGTGGTAGAAGCTTTCCCCCTACACAGTTGATAGCCAGGCCGATTAACGCTGTTGCATAAGAATATAAAGTCATATGCCACGCTTGCGGGACGTAGTCAGAATGGGTAAGGGAGATCATTGCTGCAATATAAGTTCCGTTGAGGTAGATGGCGGTTGCATAGGTGGCCTGCCATCCGATGACAGTAAGCCAACCTACCATACGTTGTCAATAACTCCAGCCTCATACATGGGTCCAGGCCCTTCCAATGAATACCACACAGTGGACTCACCCGTGATATAACTGGACAGTTTCATTGCCGACCGAGGTGCCAACATCGAGCACCAGTGGTACTGTCCGCCGGCTGTTGGAGCCCTAACGAGTGGTCAATCAAAGCTTGGAATGTTGGCTCGATGTCTTACATTGAAACTAGCTCTGATAATACAACGAAGGTCGCTGTAACACCGGCCCAGACAAAGAGGAACGCATAAACTGACCCAGCAGGGCCACCACTGCGATTATAATGTCAATATTGGAATAGCTCCTCCAGA
This window harbors:
- a CDS encoding major facilitator superfamily domain-containing protein → MASESIKAPAAAVTSSFNDRPTLPTSDNPKSWSKGKKWTFTVVASLMTFSATFASSVFSTAEKQTAAEFHVSHEVTILGLSLFMLGYCFGPLLCGPLSESHGRSLPLMLGVIVFCIFQVPVAVAQNIPTTVICRFIGGLFACSPLSIVGAILADIWDPVERGIAACIYSGATFSGPVLGPIVGGFVVDSYLGWRWTAWLTLIRGVYFWVLGMVFVPGTHAPTLLRWFQARECSSDARDELGRANANLEVSHMNWREFTTKYLARPLVMLASEPILLLTTLYMSLVYGTLYLFFEAYPISFQDQRGWNAGVGTLPFLSITIRVVFGNLTIAATTAFHLKRKYNEGGGKVAPEERLIPMMVGAVVLPPGLFWFAWTSSTHITWVPQVLAGIPIGMGIQVIYTMGLNYILDVYTPYAASAVSEYTFVRSMAAAGFPLFATPMYDRLGISWATSLLGFVSVLMMPVPLLFYVYGERLRKLGRYSVK
- a CDS encoding putative choline transport protein (amino acid transporter); its protein translation is MGHYELKQAPPAALHEIDGSSQENLDDINLARIGKRAVLRRNFGLMSILGFSCTILITWEGITALFIQGFQNGGPAGSVYAFLFVWAGVTATFVVLSELVSMAPTAGGQYHWCSMLAPRSAMKLSSYITGWLTVIGWQATYATAIYLNGTYIAAMISLTHSDYVPQAWHMTLYSYATALIGLAINCVGGKLLPRFEGTILILHILGFFAILIPLTYMADHKSAKEVFTHFINEGQWPTQGLSFFIGLIGPVFAFAGGDAAVHMAEEISNAPTYVPWSLMLTVLINGTLGFAMLLALLFCIGDIDTALNDPTGLPFVGIFLQATESIPGTVVMASIIIVLCFCTSVGMLASASRQFWSFSRDRGIPGWQLWSQVTTRTAIPTYTVVFTTTISLLLNLINIGSDVAFNSLVSMSTSGLYLSYMVVAGLLLYRRCTGGIMERNNGTRGSEIKINTAGAQLVWGPFHVRGVLGIVLNVFSLVYMTIATFFSFWPPNNHADVQSMNYSVVGTVGTIILSLVYYFVRARRIYSGPVVEI